tgagctcttcgagctcaaaaatccaatttgtgtgttattttgctAAGCTCtctaagctcaaaaaaatagcttttgtatgcttttgagctcttcgagctcaaaagtttggtggaagtttgataaaacactattttttgaattttcaaattgcaataacttttgaatgaatgaaccgattttcacgcggttggtggcattcgacgcagtttttaagcttcatagagaatttttaagtttcatttgatagaacaaaaaattttggagaaattccgaaaaaacactttttttggttttcttttgtcaacgataactcacaagagaatcaaccaattttgactggactggcggcgatcgacgtggttttttatgttaagagctgattagtttttggaattgatcggtaaagccgtttaaaagttattccaaaaaaaaatttttttttgtagtttttttgcgatttctcaaaatctaccggtccgaatcgttccaaagtatattcaaaatctaagttcagtcaagccctttcgaatggcaccaaccgcgatcaaatgagtcaagccgttcaaaagttatgaggtttacacacacacacacacacacacacacacacacacacacacacacacacatacagacatacatacatacatatatacaggcaccatcgcgggaatagtcagggaagcttcctaggacctcgaaacgtcgagatccgatgaaaactcgattttcgtaaaacggggtgaaaacaataacttcccgattttagaaaatcttcgattttcttagcgggaagttaaaaactttttcttttctAAGAACCAAAATCAGAATATAGTagaccacaaaattttttatatttttctttttatttatttcaatttacaatGTTTCGTCAGCTTAATTCTGACTTCATCAGGTAACCtatgtgtcaaaaaaaaaatataataaaattaattgaaacaaTAAAACCAACTTATTATgagaaatatgaaaattaaaatagttaataccttgaaatatttttgataaaaacacATAGTCACATGGTACTAAATATTACGTTTGACATAAAGACAATACATACAAAAGTCATGGtcaacaaacattttttaacaattgtcAATactgataatatttaaataaaataaaaattccgtttacagcaaaaatatttgaacgttattaattaataattagaaagttactaataataatcttcaaaCTATATATGCTGCTAATGTCAGTTGCTTACTACTACTAACATACTATATAAACTATACTATTCGCTCAGTGCGAAGCCATGGTGGGGAGAAACTGATTTACCGTCAGCTCTACCCGTGGCTATATCCGATACTACGGGGGGCTGTTTTTATGTTTCGAGTTAGCTAAATACACaagtgaattattatttaaaatttatttaaataacataacaTAAAATGAGTCACAAAAGTTGTTGTGTTGTTAGTTGTAAGAATACAGGTAGAAAAAGTGcttgtcatttttataaattccaaCAGCAAGttggaaaataaatcaaaggaAAAAATGGATAGCCGCTGTTAGGAGACAAAAGTAAGTAGAATCATAACTTTACTAtcggtaataataaaaatcttgaaaggagtaaaacttaaaaaaatagtaaatttagaaaatgctaggaaatattattattaattaaaaaaaaaattttttttaaacatttataaatttagcataattaataattattaattatatattaaaaaataagattgaatttttttattataaacttttcatttattatttaagattcATTTACTCTTTGCTACTTATTATATTAAACTAAAAGATTATCCATACCAatgatcataaattttaaatattaaatattaaaaattttcaattttccttGCAGTACTGATGGCTCATTGTGGACTCCAAAAACACATGATTATATTTGTAGTGATCATTTTATTGGAGGCCAAAAGTCTGACATAGAATCGAGTCCCAGCTacattcctactaaatttcctACAGTTTATAAATCTCAAAAAGTTAATGAGTTAATGGTCACGAATAGGTGagtaataatatattgaaattaacataatttaaaaactaaaaaggagagtattactataaattttagatattattttataaataaatactgttGCTATTAAAATTTGTGATTATCAGCAATCAAATAATATGAACTTttgtgtaataaatttttcagatttaagCGCTTAATGGACCGCCGGCAGAACAAAAATGCATCTTCAGCACTCAATCCTGAGCCTGAAGTTAATGAATTGCAAGAAATgattattaaatgtttatacaagttttcttataatttttctctattttctttttatttgaattcagTCCGATTTCAGTTAACCTATCTTTATGTGTGCTAACTTCTATGCTACTTTTTCGGTATATAATATACTTACATTTCACTTTTTAATGCACAAGAACACTTTacattaacaaatatttattataaatatttcctttaattaaaaaaacatttttttatttatcattcgatattattatttctgacAGCCATtcaatacataataaatatattacaatAGCCCCCTGTAGTTCAAACGTGCCATGGCGCTGAAGTCGCGCACAGAGCGAATAGCCCGAAACGCCAGTAGTATGACTTTACTCCACTGGGCGGCGCGGATGTTCCCGgttacttttgaatttttcaatgagACCATAATAcaagcaatttaaattttctgtgTCTGCCTTACAATTCACTGTGTCATGTAAACAAATCTGAACCATTTCACTGATGTTCCTCTTCCACCAATTTGACTccgaatcaataattttaacattctcaaaatcaaaattatgatTTGAATGAAAATGATGAGCCGCTAATGTTGTTTGATTTTCTTTATCCCTGTTCTTCTCCTCACAGCTGTACCGATGTTGGTAAACCCTTTTTTTCAGATATTGCTTTGTTTGACCGATGTAACACAAACCACAGctacaattaattttgtaaataaccTCAGACCTATCCTTAGTTTTTACCTTGTCCTTTAATCTTGTATATATGTTTCCAACCTTCTTTATGTTATAGAATGCTGGTTTCCAATCCGTTACTATTAAATATCTCATAATATTTTGCGATAAGCCCCTGATGTAAGGGAACCTGCATCGATTTTCTTGCTTATCAGCTATCAAATTATCCCTCCTATCATTcatatgtttgttattaaatttattaatacagcAATTGATGAACTCAGTAGGATAATTATTTCTCTTCAGAATAACTCGCACTTTGTTAAGGTTTTCTTGGTGATACATACTGTGACTCAACGTCACAGCACGATATACTAAACCTAGTGCAACACTTGTTTTATGGGCAAGTGGGTGGTGAGAATTAAAGTTCAGCAACCTCCCCGaactaatcaatttttgaaaccACTTAGTCCTCAACTCTCCATCAGCCATTCTAATGACAATTGTATCCAAGAACCCCAGCTCCCCATCCTTTTCTCTCTCCATTGTGAACTGGATCTTCTCATGAAAATTGTTGAAATGATCCAATAGGCCATCCACCTCATCACCTGGCACAGCAAGTAATGTTTCA
The sequence above is drawn from the Cotesia glomerata isolate CgM1 linkage group LG4, MPM_Cglom_v2.3, whole genome shotgun sequence genome and encodes:
- the LOC123263988 gene encoding uncharacterized protein LOC123263988, with product MFRQLNSDFISTDGSLWTPKTHDYICSDHFIGGQKSDIESSPSYIPTKFPTVYKSQKVNELMVTNRFKRLMDRRQNKNASSALNPEPEVNELQEMIIKFRFQLTYLYVC
- the LOC123263989 gene encoding uncharacterized protein LOC123263989; translated protein: MSQQIIEAIHSLVDTVSESYNDLKSNQLDGSSMGNPANPVLANFVMDYVLRKIIDSLPFQVPFLKLYVDETLLAVPGDEVDGLLDHFNNFHEKIQFTMEREKDGELGFLDTIVIRMADGELRTKWFQKLISSGRLLNFNSHHPLAHKTSVALGLVYRAVTLSHSMYHQENLNKVRVILKRNNYPTEFINCCINKFNNKHMNDRRDNLIADKQENRCRFPYIRGLSQNIMRYLIVTDWKPAFYNIKKVGNIYTRLKDKVKTKDRSEVIYKINCSCGLCYIGQTKQYLKKRVYQHRYSCEEKNRDKENQTTLAAHHFHSNHNFDFENVKIIDSESNWWKRNISEMVQICLHDTVNLTGNIRAAQWSKVILLAFRAIRSVRDFSAMARLNYRGLL